A single genomic interval of Trichosurus vulpecula isolate mTriVul1 chromosome 6, mTriVul1.pri, whole genome shotgun sequence harbors:
- the LOC118853475 gene encoding C-X-C motif chemokine 10-like, translated as MNRSVIFFLLCNTLLALTKAQAPVPPTATSCRCPQVSKSVPSLKSFEKLDVILPSSLCPRPEILGTVKDTKEQVCLNPDTPTMKVVLKAIRRTR; from the exons ATGAACCGAAgtgttatcttcttcctcctctgcaaCACCCTGCTAGCTTTGACTAAGGCTCAAG CACCTGTACCACCCACAGCCACCAGCTGTCGCTGCCCACAAGTTAGTAAGAGTGTTCCCAGCCTAAAATCTTTTGAGAAACTTGACGTGATTCTTCCCAGTAGTCTATGTCCACGCCCTGAGATATT AGGCACAGTGAAAGATACTAAGGAACAAGTGTGTCTGAATCCAGATACTCCAACCATGAAGGTTGTACTGAAAGCGATTAGAAGGACGAGGTAA